The Pseudanabaena sp. BC1403 genome has a window encoding:
- a CDS encoding PRC-barrel domain-containing protein, protein MLNKAKTLNGYSLNSLDGEIGKVKEFYFDDQYWTIRYLVADTGNWLTGRQVLLSPYALVAVIKEQHDITINLTKKQIESSPSLSSHKPVSKQFEMSYFGYYGYPMYWSGSYMWGAYPYIQHNPELSTEINREEKSWDSHLRSTDAVNGYHIQATDGEIGHIEDFIIDDETWTIRYLIINTANWWSGKKLLLSPQWIDRVSWDESKVFVNHSRETIKRSPEYTDESLLTLDYETKLHLHYNRQGYWVEDLIANEPPHTIGIGVTQEA, encoded by the coding sequence ATGTTAAATAAAGCCAAAACACTTAATGGGTATAGTTTAAATAGCCTTGATGGTGAAATCGGGAAAGTCAAAGAATTCTACTTCGACGATCAGTATTGGACAATTCGCTATTTAGTCGCTGACACAGGAAACTGGCTTACGGGGCGGCAGGTACTGCTCTCTCCCTATGCGCTGGTTGCAGTGATTAAGGAACAACATGACATCACGATCAATTTGACTAAAAAGCAAATTGAAAGTAGTCCTTCCTTGAGTAGTCACAAACCTGTTTCCAAGCAATTTGAAATGTCCTACTTTGGGTATTATGGATACCCGATGTATTGGAGTGGTTCATATATGTGGGGAGCCTATCCATACATTCAGCATAACCCCGAACTATCGACGGAAATAAATCGAGAAGAGAAATCGTGGGACTCCCACTTGCGTAGCACCGATGCGGTGAATGGCTATCACATCCAAGCCACAGATGGCGAGATTGGTCATATTGAGGACTTTATTATTGACGATGAGACATGGACGATTCGTTATCTGATCATCAATACAGCCAACTGGTGGTCAGGGAAAAAGCTCCTACTTTCACCGCAATGGATCGATCGCGTTAGTTGGGATGAGTCAAAAGTATTTGTGAATCATTCTCGCGAAACTATCAAGCGATCGCCAGAATATACAGACGAGTCTCTACTAACTCTGGATTATGAGACTAAATTGCATCTTCATTACAACCGACAAGGATACTGGGTAGAGGACTTAATTGCCAACGAGCCTCCCCACACAATTGGAATCGGTGTTACACAGGAAGCTTAA
- the mgtA gene encoding magnesium-translocating P-type ATPase → MQTLNQTTSSSKSQKPSTFKDSSASLISIAQSNVDEVLHLFETELEGLSEPEAKQRLDKYGLNEIAREKKIAWYVQLLKTVTNPLSLLLIVLAIVSLFTGSTTAALIIFIMVLFGGLLRFSQEFKSNKAAEKLREMVSAKATVNRKNDSQNDKRETASPSKDVKAITKGAEIEVKLLVPGDIIFLSAGDMIPADIRLIEAKDLFLSQSTLTGESLPAEKHVDLSDRNEKNPLELANLCFMGTAVVSGSGTAVVVETGGHTYLASLAKTVSGSKPRTSFNKGVNGVTMLLLRFMLVMAPLVFLINGIFKKNWVEAFTFGLSVAVGLAPEMLPVIVTANLAKGAIAMSDKKVIVKNIDAIQDFGSMNILCTDKTGTLTQDKIVLQRHLDPYGQESTDVLKYAYLNSFYQTGLKNLLDIAVLEHDQELESLEIEKNYQKFDEIPFDFVRRRMSVVIEEMGKQHVLICKGAVEEVLKVCTQLKVHDRVEVMDDAARTKVADLQKSLNSDGLRVIAVAYKVMPTDQAHYAINDESDLILLGNIAFLDPPKDSAAEAIKALKRSGVDVKILTGDNEIITQKICKDVGLPVQNVLLGSDIEALSDDKLAEVAATTTIFAKFSPTQKAKVIQVLRKKGLVVGYMGDGINDAAALREADVGISVDTAVDIAKEAADIILLEKNLLILESGVMEGRRTFANIIKYIRMGTSSNFGNMFSVLGASALLPFLPMQPVQILINNLLYDFSQTGIPFDDVDREDLAKPPQWKIDNIQRFMIFIGPISSVFDYATYALMWFVFGATTRDNQALFQTGWFVESLMTQTLIVHVIRTSKIPFFQSRASLPMLMITATIMGIGLYLPFSPIASSLGFVPLPAVYFVWLAFILTSYCILTQFVKTWFIKKYGYS, encoded by the coding sequence ATGCAGACTTTAAATCAGACTACAAGTTCATCTAAAAGCCAAAAGCCTAGCACCTTTAAGGATTCATCCGCGTCACTCATCAGCATTGCCCAGAGCAATGTGGATGAAGTTCTCCACTTATTTGAAACTGAGTTAGAGGGACTGAGCGAACCTGAAGCTAAGCAGAGGTTAGATAAATATGGACTAAATGAAATTGCTCGTGAGAAGAAGATTGCGTGGTATGTACAACTGTTGAAAACAGTGACTAATCCTCTCTCGCTTTTACTGATTGTTTTAGCGATCGTTTCGTTGTTTACTGGAAGTACAACCGCCGCTTTGATCATTTTTATAATGGTACTTTTTGGTGGATTATTGCGGTTCTCGCAAGAGTTCAAATCGAATAAAGCTGCCGAAAAATTACGGGAAATGGTGAGTGCCAAGGCAACTGTTAATCGCAAGAATGATAGTCAAAATGATAAAAGAGAGACTGCATCCCCATCTAAAGATGTCAAAGCCATAACCAAAGGCGCAGAAATTGAAGTAAAGCTGCTAGTGCCTGGAGATATTATTTTTCTATCCGCAGGAGATATGATTCCTGCGGATATCAGACTGATTGAGGCGAAGGATCTATTTCTGAGTCAGTCAACTCTCACGGGGGAGTCTCTCCCTGCCGAAAAGCATGTAGACCTAAGCGATCGCAATGAGAAAAATCCCCTAGAGCTAGCCAACCTCTGTTTTATGGGTACGGCGGTAGTCAGTGGCTCAGGAACAGCGGTGGTCGTAGAAACTGGCGGACATACTTACCTTGCCTCATTAGCAAAAACTGTCAGTGGTAGCAAGCCCCGCACAAGTTTTAATAAAGGTGTCAATGGTGTAACCATGCTGCTGTTGCGCTTTATGTTGGTCATGGCTCCCTTAGTTTTTTTGATTAATGGCATATTTAAAAAGAACTGGGTCGAGGCGTTTACTTTTGGTTTATCGGTAGCTGTGGGGCTTGCCCCAGAAATGCTGCCTGTGATTGTCACCGCCAATTTAGCGAAAGGTGCGATCGCGATGTCTGACAAAAAGGTGATTGTCAAAAACATTGATGCGATTCAAGACTTTGGCTCAATGAATATTCTCTGTACAGACAAAACGGGGACTTTGACCCAAGACAAAATCGTTTTGCAGAGACACTTAGATCCCTACGGACAAGAAAGTACCGATGTTCTTAAATACGCCTATCTCAATAGTTTCTATCAGACTGGTTTAAAGAATTTATTAGATATCGCCGTTCTTGAACATGATCAAGAACTTGAATCCTTAGAAATTGAGAAAAACTATCAGAAGTTTGATGAAATTCCCTTTGATTTTGTACGTCGGCGGATGTCCGTTGTCATCGAAGAAATGGGAAAACAACATGTGCTGATTTGCAAAGGTGCTGTAGAGGAAGTTCTCAAGGTTTGCACTCAACTTAAAGTCCACGATCGCGTTGAGGTAATGGATGATGCCGCTCGCACTAAAGTTGCTGATTTACAAAAATCTCTCAACTCTGATGGATTAAGAGTAATTGCTGTAGCCTATAAAGTGATGCCAACCGATCAAGCCCATTATGCAATTAACGATGAGAGTGATCTGATTCTACTGGGAAATATTGCCTTTCTCGATCCACCCAAAGATTCTGCTGCGGAAGCGATTAAAGCTCTCAAGCGCTCTGGTGTTGATGTCAAAATCTTAACTGGCGATAATGAAATCATTACTCAGAAAATCTGTAAAGATGTCGGATTGCCCGTCCAAAATGTTCTATTAGGTAGTGATATTGAAGCTTTGTCGGACGATAAACTTGCCGAAGTCGCCGCAACCACTACTATTTTTGCAAAATTTTCTCCCACTCAAAAAGCCAAAGTTATTCAAGTTCTACGCAAAAAAGGGCTTGTTGTGGGGTATATGGGCGATGGTATCAATGATGCGGCGGCTCTGCGAGAAGCTGATGTGGGGATCTCCGTGGATACTGCCGTAGATATTGCCAAAGAAGCCGCCGATATCATTTTATTGGAAAAGAATTTGTTAATTCTCGAATCTGGCGTAATGGAAGGTCGCAGAACCTTTGCCAATATCATCAAATATATCAGGATGGGGACTAGCTCTAATTTTGGCAATATGTTTAGTGTATTGGGCGCGAGTGCATTACTCCCCTTTTTACCGATGCAACCAGTCCAGATATTAATCAATAATCTTCTCTACGATTTTTCGCAAACGGGAATTCCCTTTGATGATGTCGATCGCGAAGATTTAGCCAAGCCTCCGCAATGGAAAATTGATAATATTCAGCGCTTTATGATCTTTATTGGACCGATCAGTTCTGTTTTTGACTATGCGACCTATGCCTTGATGTGGTTTGTATTTGGGGCAACAACTAGAGACAATCAAGCTCTTTTTCAAACAGGTTGGTTTGTGGAAAGTCTGATGACGCAAACGCTGATCGTTCATGTCATTCGCACTTCTAAGATTCCCTTCTTCCAGAGTCGAGCTTCTTTGCCAATGCTGATGATTACCGCTACGATCATGGGCATCGGCTTATATTTACCCTTTTCACCGATCGCCTCAAGTTTAGGGTTTGTTCCATTACCAGCCGTTTACTTTGTCTGGCTAGCTTTCATCCTCACTTCCTATTGCATCCTGACTCAGTTTGTAAAGACTTGGTTTATCAAAAAATATGGCTACAGTTAA
- a CDS encoding DnaJ C-terminal domain-containing protein, which yields MATVKTDFKDYYSVLGVSKTATPEEIKRAYRKIARKHHPDLNPGDEEAEAKFKDLNEANEVLSDPEKREKYDRFGQHWNQPNYTEAPPPSETNTGNGFDQYGDFDSFINDLLGRSQRRTSSDGFRSQAPAPDTEAAIVLTFSEAFHGVQKRLQLDNDTINVRIPAGATTGSRIRLKGKGRPSPFSQQRGDLYLTIELLPHSFFHFEGDRFVCNVPIRPDEAVLGAEINVPTPDGSVTMKVPKGLQTGQSLRLRGKGWTLPKGGRGDLFAKLQIVTPQDLNAIEQECYEKIQANTSFDPRIHLEEIKL from the coding sequence ATGGCTACAGTTAAAACTGACTTTAAAGACTATTACAGCGTCTTGGGAGTGAGCAAAACCGCCACTCCTGAAGAAATCAAGCGAGCATATCGGAAGATTGCCCGTAAGCATCATCCAGACCTCAATCCTGGGGATGAAGAAGCAGAGGCAAAGTTTAAAGATCTAAATGAAGCGAATGAAGTACTCTCCGATCCAGAGAAGCGTGAGAAGTACGATCGCTTTGGACAGCATTGGAACCAACCTAATTACACTGAAGCGCCACCACCAAGTGAAACTAATACTGGGAATGGCTTCGATCAGTATGGAGACTTTGATTCGTTTATTAACGATCTTCTAGGGCGATCGCAACGTCGAACCTCCAGTGACGGATTTCGCTCTCAAGCACCTGCACCAGATACCGAAGCTGCGATCGTCCTCACCTTTTCCGAAGCATTTCATGGTGTTCAGAAGCGCTTACAACTTGATAATGATACGATCAATGTTCGCATTCCCGCAGGGGCAACAACAGGAAGCCGAATTAGACTCAAGGGCAAAGGTCGCCCTAGTCCCTTCTCTCAACAGCGTGGCGATTTGTATCTCACGATTGAATTGTTACCGCATTCCTTCTTTCACTTTGAAGGCGATCGCTTTGTGTGTAATGTCCCAATTCGTCCCGATGAAGCAGTTTTAGGTGCGGAAATCAATGTGCCGACACCCGATGGCAGCGTGACCATGAAAGTCCCGAAAGGATTACAAACGGGACAATCCCTAAGGTTGCGTGGCAAAGGTTGGACATTGCCCAAAGGCGGACGCGGTGATTTATTTGCCAAACTTCAGATCGTTACGCCACAAGATCTGAATGCGATCGAGCAAGAATGTTACGAAAAAATCCAAGCCAACACCAGCTTTGACCCACGCATTCACTTAGAGGAGATTAAGTTATGA
- a CDS encoding chaperone modulator CbpM has product MNEVLSTSHSSSLSTMVVSLEGEQLYTFEYAASLTETSITVVQVYVELGVIEPNGTMLHSREISRIAQIQRLRRDLGLNLVGAAIVLDMAQELAQLRARLKAHQTHPANQL; this is encoded by the coding sequence ATGAACGAAGTTCTTTCAACAAGCCATTCATCAAGTCTCTCAACGATGGTAGTTTCCCTCGAAGGTGAACAACTTTACACCTTTGAATATGCCGCATCCTTAACAGAGACTTCAATTACAGTTGTACAGGTTTATGTCGAGTTAGGTGTAATCGAGCCAAACGGAACAATGCTCCATTCGCGCGAAATTTCTCGAATTGCTCAAATTCAACGCCTGCGTCGGGACTTGGGGCTAAATCTAGTTGGAGCTGCGATCGTGCTAGATATGGCTCAGGAACTCGCGCAACTACGCGCAAGGCTAAAAGCGCATCAGACCCACCCAGCCAACCAACTATGA